The following are from one region of the Myotis daubentonii chromosome 2, mMyoDau2.1, whole genome shotgun sequence genome:
- the ERI1 gene encoding 3'-5' exoribonuclease 1 isoform X1, with protein MEPDQRLQPGGKAVAPARQESPRSESGEEPQLRHPEKKQRCRYDGQETKGSKFITSHSSDFSDPVYKEIAITNGCINRMSKEELRAKLSEFKLETRGVKDVLKKRLKNYYKKQKLMLKEDNCADSYYDYICIIDFEATCEEGNPPEFIHEIIEFPVVLLNTGTLEIEDTFQQYVRPEVNTQLSDFCINLTGITQDQVDKADTFPQVLKKVIDWMKLKELGTKYKYCILTDGSWDMSKFLNIQCRLSRLKYPPFAKKWINIRKSYGNFYKVPRGQTKLTIMLEKLGMDYDGRPHSGLDDSKNIARIAVRMLQDGCELRINEKMHAGQLMSVSSSLPIEGAPPPQMPHSRK; from the exons ATGGAGCCTGATCAGCGCCTACAGCCTGGCGGCAAGGCCGTGGCTCCCGCGCGGCAGGAGTCGCCGCGGTCCGAGTCCGGGGAGGAGCCGCAGCTCCGGCATCCCGAG aAAAAGCAACGATGTAGGTATGATGGCCAAGAAACAAAAGGATCTAAGTTCATTACCTCCCATTCAAGTGATTTCAGTGACCCAGTTTACAAAGAGATTGCTATTACAAATGGTTGCATTAATAGAATGAGTAAGGAAGAACTCAGAGCTAAACTTTCAGAATTCAAGCTTGAAACcag AGGAGTAAAGGATGTACTAAAGAAGAGGCTGAAAAACTATTATAAGAAGCAGAAGCTGATGTTGAAAGAGGACAATTGTGCTGACAGTTACTACGATTACATTTGTATTATTGACTTTGAAGCTACTTGTGAAGAGGGTAACCCACCTGAGTTCATACATGAAATAATTGAATTTCCTGTTGTTTTACTGAATACTGGTACCTTAGAAATA GAAGATACGTTTCAGCAGTATGTGAGACCAGAGGTTAACACCCAGCTTTCTGATTTCTGCATCAATTTAACTGGAATTACTCAG GATCAGGTAGACAAAGCTGATACCTTCCCTCAGGTACTGAAAAAAGTAATTGACTGGATGAAATTGAAAGAATTAGGAACAAAGTATAAGTATTGCATATTAACAGATGG TTCGTGGGATATGAGTAAGTTCCTAAACATTCAGTGCCGGCTCAGCAGGCTCAAATATCCTCCTTTTGCTAAAAAGTGGATCAATATTCGAAAGTCATATGGAAATTTTTACAAG gtTCCTAGAGGCCAAACCAAACTGACAATAATGCTTGAAAAACTAGGAATGGATTATGATGGGCGGCCACACAGTGGCCTTGATGACTCCAAGAATATTGCCCGAATAGCAGTTCGAATGCTTCAGGATGGATGTGAACTCCGAATTAATGAAAAAATGCATGCAGGACAGTTAATGAGTGTGTCTTCCTCATTACCAATAGAGGGCGCTCCACCTCCACAAATGCCACATTCTAGAAAATAA
- the ERI1 gene encoding 3'-5' exoribonuclease 1 isoform X2, giving the protein MLKEDNCADSYYDYICIIDFEATCEEGNPPEFIHEIIEFPVVLLNTGTLEIEDTFQQYVRPEVNTQLSDFCINLTGITQDQVDKADTFPQVLKKVIDWMKLKELGTKYKYCILTDGSWDMSKFLNIQCRLSRLKYPPFAKKWINIRKSYGNFYKVPRGQTKLTIMLEKLGMDYDGRPHSGLDDSKNIARIAVRMLQDGCELRINEKMHAGQLMSVSSSLPIEGAPPPQMPHSRK; this is encoded by the exons ATGTTGAAAGAGGACAATTGTGCTGACAGTTACTACGATTACATTTGTATTATTGACTTTGAAGCTACTTGTGAAGAGGGTAACCCACCTGAGTTCATACATGAAATAATTGAATTTCCTGTTGTTTTACTGAATACTGGTACCTTAGAAATA GAAGATACGTTTCAGCAGTATGTGAGACCAGAGGTTAACACCCAGCTTTCTGATTTCTGCATCAATTTAACTGGAATTACTCAG GATCAGGTAGACAAAGCTGATACCTTCCCTCAGGTACTGAAAAAAGTAATTGACTGGATGAAATTGAAAGAATTAGGAACAAAGTATAAGTATTGCATATTAACAGATGG TTCGTGGGATATGAGTAAGTTCCTAAACATTCAGTGCCGGCTCAGCAGGCTCAAATATCCTCCTTTTGCTAAAAAGTGGATCAATATTCGAAAGTCATATGGAAATTTTTACAAG gtTCCTAGAGGCCAAACCAAACTGACAATAATGCTTGAAAAACTAGGAATGGATTATGATGGGCGGCCACACAGTGGCCTTGATGACTCCAAGAATATTGCCCGAATAGCAGTTCGAATGCTTCAGGATGGATGTGAACTCCGAATTAATGAAAAAATGCATGCAGGACAGTTAATGAGTGTGTCTTCCTCATTACCAATAGAGGGCGCTCCACCTCCACAAATGCCACATTCTAGAAAATAA